A genomic region of Parambassis ranga chromosome 7, fParRan2.1, whole genome shotgun sequence contains the following coding sequences:
- the LOC114438643 gene encoding E3 ubiquitin/ISG15 ligase TRIM25 codes for MSKPEQQLADELSCPICLQLYSDPVVLPCGHNYCRACISQTVDASEKTGNILPCCPECREEYQGVDTLQKNFKLCNIIEGYRATTLDRQPDMEQERMEVFCDHCIDEQSLAVKTCLKCEVSLCSRHLERHNEKESFKTHAVVDPVNELGIKDCAIHQRPLEYYCSNDMTCLCSTCFIEGCHQNHDVLTFSVAEEEMRRALESRSKVVSSRLQMTESLLQKTAEAQGASEAVGDKLINKAVTVMDSMVALVDRCRERLHVLLEEEKGQRQKSWQDSVSALEDHQQQLLKAQRSAAQALSETDTSLFIHRFMLIENKMRQAATGTIPCTVPLKVPLNTKRLQTGLKTQVFRSEMTRLLDTLHVLLNPLELTFSICTAHPNLLVSNDLRTVKYSSTKQPHVEHPERFTSTSQILCSQGFSSGQHVWMVEVGTNSMWSVGVCYKNIPRRGDQSRLGHNSVSWRLQWKNGKLTVCHSSCNVGLEVTTPPKKIEIALDYEGGTLTFHSIKGQREHLHTFRAVFKDPVYPAFSIHSNTPESWITLNNGM; via the exons ATGTCAAAACCAGAGCAGCAGCTCGCCGACGAGCTGAGCTGTCCTATCTGCCTTCAGCTCTACTCCGACCCGGTGGTGCTTCCCTGTGGGCACAACTACTGCAGAGCTTGCATCTCGCAGACAGTTGATGCCTCAGAAAAGACTGGGAACATACTTCCATGTTGCCCGGAGTGTCGCGAAGAGTATCAGGGTGTGGATACCCTGCAGAAAAACTTCAAACTTTGCAACATCATTGAAGGTTACAGAGCCACTACACTGGACAGACAGCCTGACATGGAGCAGGAGAGGATGGAAGTCTTCTGTGATCACTGTATAGATGAGCAGTCGCTGGCTGTgaaaacctgcctgaagtgtgAGGTGTCTCTGTGCTCCAGGCACCTCGAGAGGCACAACGAGAAGGAATCCTTCAAGACGCATGCTGTGGTGGACCCCGTGAATGAACTGGGAATAAAGGATTGCGCTATCCATCAGCGTCCCCTTGAGTACTATTGTTCTAATGACATGACCTGTTTATGTTCCACCTGCTTCATTGAAGGCTGTCACCAGAACCATGATGTTCTGACCTTCTCTGTGGCCGAAGAGGAGATGAGACGAGCACTGGAGAGCCGCAGCAAG GTAGTTTCCAGTCGACTGCAGATGACAGAAAGCCTCCTGCAGAAGACAGCTGAGGCGCAGGGAGCCTCTGAAGCTGTAGGAGATAAGCTCATCAACAAGGCTGTCACCGTCATGGACAGTATGGTTGCACTGGTGGACAG GTGCAGGGAGCGCCTGCATGTGcttctggaggaggagaaggggcaACGCCAAAAAAGCTGGCAAGACAGTGTGAGTGCACTGGAAGACCATCAGCAGCAGTTACTCAAAGCCCAGAGAAGTGCCGCACAGGCCCTGAGTGAGACAGACACGTCCCTGTTTATACACAG GTTCATGCTGattgaaaataaaatgaggCAAGCTGCCACAGGAACCATTCCCTGCACGGTTCCCTTGAAGGTTCCACTCAACACCAAGCGACTGCAAACAGGCCTGAAGACGCAGGTCTTCCGCTCAGAAATGACCCGCCTCCTGGACACTCTTCATGTCCTCCTCAACCCTCTGGAGCTCACATTTAGCATCTGCACTGCCCACCCCAACCTGTTGGTGTCCAATGATCTGCGCACAGTCAAGTACAGCTCCACCAAGCAGCCACATGTGGAGCACCCAGAGCGTTTTACAAGCACAAGTCAGATTCTGTGCAGCCAGGGTTTCTCAAGTGGCCAGCACGTATGGATGGTAGAAGTGGGGACTAACAGCATGTGGTCAGTGGGCGTGTGCTACAAGAACATCCCTCGCCGAGGTGACCAAAGTCGTCTAGGGCACAACTCTGTGTCCTGGAGGTTGCAGTGGAAAAACGGCAAGCTGACAGTGTGCCACTCCTCCTGTAATGTGGGCCTGGAGGTGACCACTCCTCCGAAGAAGATTGAGATAGCGCTGGACTACGAGGGGGGGACCTTAACATTCCACAGCATCAAGGGGCAGAGGGAGCACCTCCATACATTCAGAGCTGTGTTTAAGGACCCGGTTTACCCAGCATTCAGTATTCATTCAAACACACCAGAGTCCTGGATCACATTGAATAATGGGATGTAA
- the LOC114438258 gene encoding uncharacterized protein LOC114438258 — translation MDQSAIVMSDDTEGNTRTNRGLQLPSCFSSWPASALSVFCIGLVSGAVGGLLLGETAVIELESLEILADNRLLMEELENYIMGFLRQNNNSSKKQDMLAMTRDEEEYTHNIFISLLFEEFGVFSSTLSLPGGAAKICATAAASGGAVLAVVKSVLPVLGPGPTIGALMGVSGAVGVTLSAARAATDHYGQTVDRHGKEWQAM, via the exons ATGGATCAGTCTGCCATCG TCATGTCAGATGATACAGAAGGAAACACCAGGACCAACAG AGGTCTGCAGCTtccctcctgcttctcctctt GGCCGGCTTcagctctttctgtcttttgcaTTGGGCTGGTGTCAGGAGCTGTAGGAGGTCTGCTGCTGGGAGAAACAGCAGTCATTGAGCTTGAGTCTCTGGAGATTCTGGCTGACAACAGGCTGCTCATGGAAGAATTAGAAAACTACATCATGGGATTTTTGAgacaaaacaataacagcagcaaAAAGCAGGACATGTTAGCAATGACCAGAGACGAAGAAGAATACACGCATAACATTTTCATTAGCCTCTTGTTTGAGGAGTTTGGTGTTTTTTCTTCAACTCTTTCATTACCT GGTGGAGCAGCTAAAATCTGtgccactgctgcagcttctggtGGAGCAGTTCTAGCTGTAGTAAAGTCTGTCCTGCCAGTTCTGGGTCCAGGTCCCACTATAGGAGCTCTGATGGGGGTGTCAGGCGCAGTAGGGGTAACTCTGTCTGCAGCAAGGGCAGCAACAGACCACTATGGACAAACTGTAGACCGGCATGG AAAGGAGTGGCAGGCTATGTAA
- the LOC114438690 gene encoding uncharacterized protein LOC114438690, whose amino-acid sequence MFGSDRGKKKDTEENVTEGVPEGKQSRGKLTEKHRVGVESDSLKETGEITRTERYSHIKQGEDRRKTWPSMREEEQTNHDHAEGGVVSSEENMGRPISNACPVVVATPGVTVRKRHMGSNMEDHITASAGDGKVKPADDVHICTPAGPKKLKRSPQHCSPSSGPSLSPVPGPSPGDLSPLEDQHAQRVIANIRERQRTQSLNDAFASLRKIIPTLPSDKLSKIQTLKLASRYIDFLYQVLQSDEIDTKLAGCNYLAHERLSYAFSVWRMEGAWSSMSAGH is encoded by the coding sequence ATGTTTGGAAGTGAcagagggaaaaagaaggaCACAGAAGAAAACGTGACAGAGGGAGTTCCTGAAggcaaacagagcagagggaagctgacagagaaacacagagtggGAGTGGAGAGCGACTCGCTGAAGGAAACTGGAGAAATTACCAGGACTGAAAGATACAGTCACATAAAGCAGggagaagacagaagaaaaacGTGGCCAAgcatgagagaggaggagcagactaACCATGACCATGCTGAGGGAGGGGTAGTTTCCAGCGAGGAGAACATGGGAAGACCTATTTCTAACGCCTGTCCTGTCGTTGTAGCAACACCTGGAGTCACCGTGCGTAAACGGCACATGGGCTCAAACATGGAGGATCACATTACCGCATCTGCAGGTGATGGAAAGGTCAAACCAGCGGATGACGTCCACATCTGCACCCCAGCAGGACCCAAAAAACTCAAGAGGAGCCCTCAGCATTGCTCACCTTCCTCAGGACCGTCCCTTTCTCCTGTCCCCGGTCCCAGTCCTGGAGATCTCTCACCTCTGGAAGACCAGCACGCCCAGCGTGTCATTGCCAACATTCGGGAGCGTCAACGGACACAATCTCTGAATGACGCTTTTGCCTCATTGCGCAAGATAATCCCCACATTACCCTCAGACAAACTGAGCAAGATCCAGACCCTCAAGTTGGCGTCACGATACATAGACTTCCTGTACCAGGTTCTACAGAGTGACGAGATCGACACAAAGCTGGCTGGATGTAACTACCTGGCGCATGAGAGACTGAGCTATGCCTTCTCTGTCTGGAGGATGGAGGGGGCCTGGTCCTCCATGTCAGCTGGTCACTGA
- the hdac7a gene encoding histone deacetylase 7 isoform X2, which translates to MDLRVGDRGMRPVSDTALLTPLHPPLLITPFSQSRSSFSQQQLHQQIRFTMDQRRREQERHEKQQELQQLKHKDKSQQSAVASSLVKQKLQEVILKKQKQAALERTNSNTLTAPPVQYRKLGPDPSVSSQPLVSSPSQPPSEGPEGTPLRRAASEPNLKVKHKLKTHLKTRKSPLTRKESDPPTVKHRVPDTLDSSPSSSSTPVSGCSSPNDSLPNENGLLPSAGGLSLEAQKLLLRDGTLANFTIQSPSTLPTITLGLPANARADGELTSLKVGRVPVVTAGGSQVFLPLSREDQVGQMNSRLPVIILEPSGLVHTPLLTVPGLDPVPLQFAPQMDRLSPGGAQPHKPLSRTRSEPLPQSPHALHTHLLQQQHNTQLLERLKQQTHLGKLMSKSSEKPRLHQIPSEDMDSEDGGATSPTELTYHSRVRAESLREAEPTASKTHEDHINLQHALILNQSLLWEQQKQLQQLHRQMETLAVPMLRGGSGGVVGSGLGVHRPLSRTQSSPASTSLTLPEKSLSLTPQDTSSKPRFTTGLVYDTQMLKHQCTCGDNSNHPEHAGRIQSIWSRLQERGLKGQCESIRGRKATLEELQSVHTERHVLLYGTNPLNRLKLDNRKLAGILSQRMFVMLPCGGVGVDNDTIWNESHTSTVSRMAAGSVVELAFRVAKGELKNGFAVVRPPGHHADPSNPMGFCYFNSVAIAAKQLQQKLSVSKILIVDWDVHHGNGTQEVFYNDPSVLYISLHRYDDGNFFPGSGSPAEVGSGAGEGFNVNVAWTGGLDPPMGDAEYLAAFRSVVMPIAQEFSPDVVLVSAGFDAAEGNPAPLGGYKVSAKCFGFLTRQLMSLAGGRLVLSLEGGHDLTAICDASEACVSALLGTQDSLSEDVLLQKPSANAVRSLQAVIQIQSQYWQNVKAHSGSVGLSHLAAQSRDCEETDAVNALASLSVGVLSNKSLPDEPMEHDSDSM; encoded by the exons GTGCAGTAGCGAGTTCTTTGGTGAAACAGAAACTCCAGGAAGTGATTCTTAAGAAGCAGAAACAAGCAGCACTGGAAAGAACAAACTCCAACACTCTGACTGCACCTCCTGTACAATACAg AAAGCTGGGTCCAGACCCCAGTGTATCATCCCAGCCTCTGGTGTCATCTCCGTCACAGCCTCCATCTGAGGGACCTGAAGGGACGCCGCTGCGGAGAGCAG catcagagcccaATCTGAAGGTGAAACACAAGCTGAAGACACACCTCAAAACTCGCAAGAGTCCGCTCACCCGTAAAGAGAGTGACCCGCCCACTGTCAAACACAGAGTACCGGACACACTGG ACTCAtcccccagcagcagcagcactccagTGTCTGGCTGTAGTTCTCCTAATGACAGTCTGCCCAATGAAAATGGACTACTGCCATCTGCAGGCGGCCTCTCACTTGAG GCCcagaagctgctgctcagagatgGCACTCTTGCTAACTTCACCATCCAGAGTCCATCCACTCTGCCCACCATCACCCTGGGACTACCAGCCAATGCAAGG GCTGATGGAGAGCTTACCTCTCTGAAGGTTGGCAGGGTTCCTGTGGTTACCGCCGGGGGCTCGCAGgtcttcctccccctcagcAGAGAAGATCAGGTGGGACAGATGAATTCCCGTTTGCCTGTAATCATCCTGGAGCCCTCTGGACTGGTCCACACTCCGCTACTCACTG TTCCAGGCCTAGACCCTGTTCCACTTCAGTTTGCCCCCCAGATGGACCGCCTGTCTCCTGGAGGTGCACAGCCACACAAGCCTCTGAGCAGAACGCGCTCAGAGCCGCTTCCACAGAGCCCCCACGCCCTTCACACACATCTCctccaacagcagcacaacacacaactaCTGGAGAGACTCAAGCAGCAGACTCACCTGGGCAAG CTGATGTCCAAATCAAGTGAAAAGCCCAGACTGCATCAGATTCCCTCTGAGGATATGGACTCAGAGGACGGCGGTGCGACGTCCCCCACTGAGCTGACCTATCACAGCAGAGTGAGAGCAGAGTCACTGCGAGAGGCGGAGCCAACAGCATCCAAGACCCACGAAGATCACATCAACCTGCAACATGCACTCATACTGAACCAG TCGTTGCTATGGgaacagcagaagcagctgcagcagctgcatcgACAGATGGAGACCCTGGCGGTGCCCATGTTACGTGGCGGCAGCGGCGGTGTGGTTGGCAGCGGTCTTGGGGTCCATCGCCCCCTGTCCCGTACACAGTCATCCCCAGCCTCCACCTCTCTCACACTGCCTGAGAAATCCCTGAGCCTTACCCCACAGGACACCAGCAGCAAACCACGCTTCACCACTG GCCTTGTGTATGACACTCAAATGCTGAAACACCAGTGTACGTGTGGAGATAACAGCAACCACCCCGAGCATGCTGGGAGAATACAAAGCATCTGGTCCCGGCTACAGGAGAGAGGCCTTAAGGGGCAGTGTGag agtATTCGTGGTCGTAAAGCCactctggaggagctgcagtccGTCCATACAGAGCGCCACGTGTTGCTCTACGGCACCAACCCACTCAATAGACTTAAACTGGATAACCGCAAACTGGCCG ggaTCCTCTCGCAAAGAATGTTTGTGATGTTACCATGCGGAGGTGTAGGg GTTGATAATGACACCATCTGGAATGAGTCACACACCTCCACTGTGTCTCGCATGGCCGCAGGCAGCGTCGTGGAGCTGGCGTTCAGAGTGGCTAAAGGAGAGCTAAAG AACGGCTTTGCTGTGGTCAGACCGCCAGGCCATCACGCAGACCCCTCCAATCCAat gggTTTCTGTTACTTCAATTCTGTGGCCATTGCAGCAAAACAGCTGCAACAGAAGCTCAGTGTCAGCAAGATCCTCATTGTGGACTGG GATGTTCACCATGGTAATGGCACCCAGGAGGTGTTTTACAACGACCCCAGCGTTCTCTACATCTCGCTTCATCGCTATGACGACGGAAACTTCTTCCCCGGGAGTGGATCGCCAGCTGAG GTTGGTTCTGGAGCTGGCGAGGGTTTTAACGTGAATGTGGCGTGGACAGGAGGACTGGACCCACCAATGGGAGATGCTGAGTACCTCGCTGCATTTAG GTCTGTTGTCATGCCCATTGCCCAGGAGTTCTCCCCGGATGTCGTTTTAGTGTCAGCTGGGTTCGATGCCGCTGAGGGAAACCCCGCTCCTCTGGGAGGATACAAGGTCTCCGCCAAAT gtttTGGCTTCCTGACCCGCCAGCTGATGTCTCTAGCGGGAGGTCGCCTTGTTTTGTCCCTTGAAGGAGGTCACGACCTCACGGCTATCTGTGATGCATCAGAGGCCTGTGTCAGTGCGCTTCTGGGAACACAG GACTCGCTCTCAGAAGACGTCCTGCTCCAGAAGCCCAGCGCTAACGCAGTCCGCTCCCTGCAGGCTGTCATACAGATACAAA GTCAGTACTGGCAGAATGTGAAGGCCCACAGTGGATCAGTGGGTCTGTCGCACCTGGCTGCTCAGAGTAGAGACTGTGAGGAAACAGATGCCGTTAACGCTTTGGCCTCGCTCTCCGTCGGAGTCCTTTCAAACAAAAG cctccctGATGAGCCAATGGAGCATGACAGCGACTCCATGTAG